The following proteins are encoded in a genomic region of Rattus rattus isolate New Zealand chromosome 2, Rrattus_CSIRO_v1, whole genome shotgun sequence:
- the Plagl1 gene encoding zinc finger protein PLAGL1, whose protein sequence is MAPFRCQKCGKSFLTLEKFTIHNYSHTRERPFKCSKTECGKAFVSKYKLMRHMATHSPQKIHQCTQCSKTFNRKDHLKNHLQTHDPNKMIYACEDCGKKYHTMLGYKRHVALHSASSGDLTCGVCTLELGSTEVLLDHLKSHAEDKAHHAPREKKHQCTHCERCFYTRKDVRRHLVVHTGCKDFLCQFCAQRFGRKDHLTRHTKKTHSQELMQESLQAGEYQGGYQPIAPPFQIKADPMPPFQLEMPPESGLDGVLPPEIHGLVLASPEEVPQPMLSMPPMQPMPEQPFTLHPGVVPSTPPPIILQEHKYSPVPTSFAPFVSMPMKADLKGFCNVGLFEEFPLQECQSPVKFSQCFEMAKEGFGKVTLPKELLVDAVNIAIPGSLEISSLLGFWQLPPPPPQNGFVNGTIPVGAGEPLPHRITCLAQQQPPPLLPPPPPLPLPEPLPQPQLPPQFQLQLQPQPQLQPQMQLQPLQLQLPQLLPQLQPEPEPEPEPEEEEEEEEEIEEEEEIEEEEEVEPEAEEEEEEAEEEEEEEEEEPQPEEAQIAMSALNMGQPPLPPTPHVFTAGPNTAILPHFHHAFR, encoded by the exons atggctcCTTTTCGCTGTCAAAAATGCGGCAAGTCCTTCCTCACCCTGGAGAAGTTCACCATCCACAATTATTCCCACACCAGGGAGCGCCCATTCAAGTGCTCCAAGACTGAGTGTGGCAAAGCCTTCGTCTCCAAGTATAAGCTGATGAG ACACATGGCTACGCACTCTCCCCAGAAGATTCACCAGTGTACTCAATGTTCGAAGACTTTCAACCGGAAGGATCACCTGAAGAATCACCTCCAGACCCACGATCCCAACAAGATGATCTACGCCTGCGAAGATTGTGGCAAGAAATACCACACCATGCTGGGCTACAAGAGGCACGTGGCCCTGCATTCGGCCAGCAGCGGCGATCTCACCTGCGGCGTCTGCACCCTGGAGCTGGGGAGCACCGAGGTCCTGCTGGACCACCTCAAGTCTCACGCGGAAGACAAGGCCCACCACGCGCCCAGGGAGAAGAAACACCAGTGCACCCACTGCGAGAGATGCTTCTACACCCGGAAGGATGTGCGTCGCCACCTGGTGGTCCACACAGGATGCAAGGACTTCCTGTGTCAGTTCTGCGCCCAGAGATTTGGGCGCAAAGACCACCTCACTCGTCACACCAAGAAGACCCACTCCCAGGAGCTGATGCAAGAGAGTCTGCAAGCAGGAGAATACCAGGGCGGTTACCAACCCATTGCGCCTCCGTTCCAGATCAAGGCTGATCCCATGCCTCCTTTCCAGTTAGAAATGCCCCCCGAGAGCGGGCTTGATGGGGTCCTGCCTCCTGAGATTCATGGTCTAGTGCTTGCTTCCCCAGAGGAGGTTCCCCAGCCTATGCTGTCTATGCCGCCAATGCAGCCGATGCCAGAGCAGCCTTTCACTCTGCACCCTGGGGTAGTTCCCTCTACTCCTCCGCCCATCATTCTTCAGGAGCATAAGTACAGCCCAGTTCCTACCTCTTTTGCCCCGTTTGTAAGCATGCCGATGAAAGCAGATCTCAAGGGCTTTTGCAACGTGGGTCTCTTTGAGGAATTTCCTCTGCAAGAGTGTCAGTCGCCTGTCAAGTTCAGTCAGTGCTTTGAGATGGCTAAGGAGGGGTTTGGGAAGGTCACCCTGCCCAAAGAGCTGCTGGTAGATGCTGTAAATATAGCCATTCCTGGCTCTCTGGAGATTTCCTCCCTCTTGGGGTTCTGGcagctgccccctcctcctccccagaaTGGCTTCGTGAATGGCACCATCCCTGTGGGGGCCGGGGAGCCGCTGCCCCATAGGATAACTTGTCTGGCACAGCAGCAGCCACCACCGCTGCTacctccgccgccgccgctgccgctgccaGAGCCGCTGCCCCAGCCACAGCTGCCTCCACAGTTTCAGTTgcagctccagccccagccccagctgcagCCCCAGATGCAGCTGCAGCCTCTACAGCTGCAGCTGCCCCAGCTGCTGCCCCAGCTGCAGCCCGAGCccgagccagagccagagccagaggaagaagaagaagaagaggaagagatcgaagaagaggaagagatcgaggaagaggaagaggtcgaaccagaggcagaagaagaagaagaggaggcagaggaagaagaagaggaagaggaagaggagccgCAGCCAGAAGAAGCCCAAATAGCGATGAGCGCGTTGAATATGGGCCAGCCCCCGCTACCCCCGACCCCTCATGTTTTCACAGCTGGCCCCAACACCGCTATCCTGCCCCATTTCCACCACGCGTTCAGATAA